The Nonlabens spongiae genome contains a region encoding:
- a CDS encoding MarC family protein produces the protein MDFSGFYDFFAAISFKEIFTATMILFAVIDIIGSIPIIVDLRRKVGHIQSEKASIVAGILMIVFMFVGESMLKLIGIDVNSFAVAGAFIIFFIALEMILGVQLYKDDAPETAAIIPIAFPLIAGAGTLTSVLSLRSEYAAINIILAIIFNIVFVFIVLKNSGRIEKVLGKQGIGVVRKIFGVILLAIAVKLFATNIKELF, from the coding sequence ATGGATTTTTCTGGATTTTATGACTTTTTTGCAGCGATCAGTTTTAAAGAGATCTTTACAGCTACTATGATCTTATTTGCCGTAATAGACATTATAGGCAGCATCCCTATTATAGTTGATTTAAGGCGCAAAGTGGGGCATATTCAGAGTGAGAAAGCTAGTATTGTCGCAGGTATCCTTATGATCGTATTCATGTTTGTAGGTGAGAGCATGCTCAAACTTATCGGTATTGATGTGAATAGTTTTGCCGTGGCAGGTGCATTCATCATTTTTTTCATTGCCCTTGAGATGATTCTAGGAGTGCAACTCTATAAAGATGACGCTCCAGAAACTGCCGCCATCATTCCTATAGCTTTTCCTTTGATTGCTGGAGCAGGAACTTTGACTTCTGTTCTTTCTCTACGTTCAGAATATGCTGCGATCAACATCATCCTGGCTATTATCTTCAACATCGTATTTGTTTTTATTGTGCTGAAAAATTCCGGCCGCATCGAGAAAGTTCTAGGTAAACAAGGTATAGGTGTAGTGAGAAAAATCTTTGGTGTTATCTTGCTAGCGATAGCTGTCAAACTTTTTGCGACTAATATTAAAGAACTATTTTAA
- a CDS encoding T9SS type B sorting domain-containing protein, with translation MNRYLFLIILLQTISSLAQNEANIWYFGQNAGLDFNGGVPVPIDDGQLNTNEGCSSISDENGDLLFYSDGITVWDRNHLPMPNGSNLLGSPSATQSGLIVPLPNSTTIYYIFTLDNVANDNGLRYSVIDMSLNNGLGDVTNEKNILLITPIKESITAVNQANGNDVWVVTHGMFNDEFYSFSITDLGIDTNPVVSAIGHTPTNNLEAIGGIKLSPNGSKIAIGYANSAIFELGNFDISTGRVSEIITFDRFATSPVPNNYAYAFEFSPNNKLLYLNNNNLGLFQYSIQNFTETEILNTEVPISLNLSLGPGSGLFYGQLQLGPDGRIYSAISARSSLSVINNPNEVGMLCDFQLDAVRLAPGTQSNQGLPPFITTYFFTTINVENVCVGDSTLISLNTQRDALQVEWDFGDGSTGTGVDVSHSYSQEGNYVITAEVFINSQTFTFSRTISVGTTPTATTPPDIEACDDNGSGLALFDLTSNDSFILNGQDPNAHRITYYENRSDLDNGLSIIEPDLFMNTQAQTTQRIFARVQNTMGDSQCTQTTSFEIKVRQSPETGMIEPITLCPDESIQLTVSSSFDRIEWSNGSRGPSIEVNEPGSYTAVVINDYNTISCNTEVTYEVIEPELVDSFEVLVENWSINNNSIEVVIPDQDDYEFAVNFGPFQDSPIFENLRAGVYEVLVRSKYDCAELSQLVNVSTFPGFFTPNDDGYNDIWNVNNPNPDEDLQIFIFDRYGKFLVEINSNGIGWDGNLNGQPLPASDYWFRTVLTSGREYRGHFTLKR, from the coding sequence ATGAATAGATATTTGTTTTTAATCATACTGTTGCAAACCATTTCATCATTAGCTCAAAATGAAGCTAACATTTGGTACTTCGGGCAAAATGCTGGCCTTGATTTTAATGGTGGAGTTCCCGTCCCAATAGATGATGGACAATTAAATACTAATGAAGGTTGCTCAAGTATTTCAGATGAGAATGGTGATTTGTTGTTTTATTCAGATGGAATAACGGTTTGGGATCGTAACCATTTACCGATGCCTAACGGTTCTAATTTGTTAGGAAGTCCTTCAGCCACTCAATCTGGCTTAATTGTTCCTCTGCCAAACTCAACGACTATTTACTACATTTTCACTTTGGATAACGTAGCCAATGACAACGGGTTGCGATATAGTGTTATAGATATGAGTTTAAATAATGGTTTGGGAGATGTGACTAATGAGAAAAATATATTGCTCATTACTCCCATTAAAGAAAGTATAACTGCTGTTAACCAAGCAAACGGTAATGATGTTTGGGTGGTGACTCACGGCATGTTTAATGATGAGTTTTATTCGTTTTCAATTACCGATCTTGGAATAGATACTAATCCTGTAGTTAGTGCTATAGGACATACACCTACTAATAATCTTGAAGCCATAGGAGGTATTAAGCTCTCTCCGAATGGGAGTAAAATTGCAATTGGGTATGCAAACAGCGCTATTTTTGAGCTTGGAAACTTTGATATTAGCACTGGTCGGGTTTCTGAAATTATTACATTTGATAGATTTGCCACGTCACCGGTACCCAATAATTATGCATATGCATTTGAATTCTCTCCAAATAATAAATTGTTATATCTTAACAATAACAATTTAGGATTATTCCAATATTCTATACAGAACTTTACAGAAACGGAAATCCTAAATACTGAAGTACCTATAAGTCTAAATTTAAGCTTAGGACCTGGAAGTGGATTGTTTTACGGTCAACTTCAACTGGGTCCGGACGGAAGAATATATAGTGCGATTTCTGCGAGATCCAGTCTAAGCGTTATCAACAATCCGAATGAAGTTGGAATGCTATGTGATTTTCAACTAGACGCTGTAAGGCTTGCTCCCGGAACTCAAAGCAATCAAGGTCTCCCACCGTTTATCACCACCTATTTTTTTACTACCATTAATGTGGAAAATGTCTGTGTAGGTGATTCCACTTTAATTTCTTTAAATACTCAAAGGGATGCTTTACAAGTAGAATGGGATTTTGGGGATGGAAGCACTGGAACAGGGGTCGATGTAAGTCATAGCTATTCACAAGAGGGCAACTATGTTATTACAGCTGAGGTTTTTATCAATTCTCAAACTTTTACATTTAGCAGAACAATTTCTGTAGGTACGACCCCCACAGCAACAACACCTCCAGATATTGAAGCCTGTGATGACAATGGCTCTGGTCTGGCCCTATTTGATTTAACCAGTAATGACTCATTTATATTAAACGGTCAGGACCCCAACGCTCATCGAATTACATACTATGAAAATAGATCGGATCTCGATAATGGGTTGTCTATTATTGAACCAGATTTATTTATGAATACTCAGGCTCAGACTACGCAGAGGATTTTTGCCCGTGTTCAAAACACTATGGGAGATTCTCAGTGTACTCAAACAACCAGTTTTGAAATTAAAGTCAGACAAAGTCCAGAAACTGGAATGATTGAACCTATTACTTTATGTCCTGATGAATCCATTCAGTTGACGGTAAGTTCATCATTTGATAGGATAGAATGGTCAAATGGATCCAGAGGACCATCCATAGAAGTCAACGAGCCTGGAAGTTATACCGCAGTGGTAATAAATGACTATAACACGATTAGCTGCAACACAGAAGTGACATATGAAGTTATAGAGCCTGAGTTGGTGGATTCATTTGAGGTGCTTGTTGAAAATTGGTCTATAAACAATAATTCAATTGAGGTTGTAATTCCTGATCAAGACGACTATGAATTTGCTGTAAATTTCGGGCCTTTTCAAGATTCGCCGATTTTTGAAAATCTTAGGGCAGGTGTTTATGAGGTATTGGTACGAAGCAAATATGATTGTGCTGAACTCTCTCAACTAGTGAACGTATCCACCTTTCCAGGGTTTTTTACTCCCAATGATGATGGTTACAATGACATCTGGAATGTAAACAACCCTAATCCGGATGAAGATTTACAAATTTTCATCTTTGATCGCTATGGGAAATTTCTTGTTGAGATTAATTCTAACGGAATAGGGTGGGATGGTAACCTTAACGGACAGCCTCTGCCTGCATCAGATTATTGGTTTAGAACGGTACTTACAAGTGGAAGAGAATATAGGGGGCATTTTACTTTAAAACGGTAA
- the tsf gene encoding translation elongation factor Ts, with protein sequence MAKISAADVGKLRKTTGAGMMDCKKALVEAEGDFDKAIEILRKKGQKVAAKRADRETAEGVVVAKINDDNTRGVVFSLNCETDFVAKNDSYVELANQIGDKAIECNSKEELLSASLGDMTVEEKLTEQTGVIGEKLEIGGFEVLEAPFVGGYVHGNKIGALTGLSTNSENQEEVAKSVSMQVASMGATTLSYKDFDPAYVQAETEARIAAIEKDNIELGRLGKPLKNVPEFISRSQLTDDAIASAKARFEKELADEGKPEKIWDRIIPGKIDRYIADNSSLDKEQALLDQNFIMDDKKTVAEYVDSKNADVVGFKRVSLA encoded by the coding sequence ATGGCTAAAATATCTGCTGCTGACGTAGGTAAATTGAGAAAGACCACCGGTGCTGGTATGATGGACTGTAAAAAAGCCCTCGTAGAAGCTGAAGGTGATTTTGATAAAGCAATCGAGATCCTTAGAAAAAAAGGTCAAAAGGTAGCTGCTAAGCGTGCTGACCGTGAGACTGCTGAGGGTGTTGTTGTTGCAAAGATCAATGATGATAACACGAGAGGTGTTGTTTTCTCTCTGAACTGTGAGACTGACTTCGTTGCAAAGAATGACTCTTATGTAGAGCTTGCAAACCAGATAGGTGATAAAGCTATCGAGTGCAACTCTAAAGAAGAACTTCTTTCTGCATCACTAGGTGATATGACGGTTGAAGAAAAGCTTACTGAGCAGACTGGAGTAATAGGTGAAAAACTTGAGATAGGTGGTTTTGAAGTATTAGAGGCACCATTTGTAGGCGGTTATGTACACGGTAACAAAATCGGTGCTTTAACTGGTCTTTCTACAAATAGCGAGAATCAAGAAGAAGTGGCAAAATCTGTTTCAATGCAGGTTGCTTCTATGGGTGCCACTACCCTTTCTTACAAAGATTTTGACCCAGCATATGTACAAGCTGAGACTGAGGCTCGTATCGCTGCTATCGAGAAAGATAATATCGAGTTGGGACGTTTGGGCAAACCTCTTAAAAACGTACCAGAGTTTATCTCTAGATCACAGTTGACTGATGATGCTATCGCTTCCGCGAAAGCGAGATTTGAAAAAGAACTTGCCGATGAAGGTAAACCAGAAAAAATCTGGGATCGCATCATTCCTGGAAAGATTGATCGTTACATCGCAGACAACTCTTCTCTTGATAAAGAACAAGCTTTGCTTGACCAAAACTTCATCATGGACGATAAGAAAACGGTCGCTGAGTATGTAGACTCAAAAAATGCTGACGTAGTAGGATTTAAGAGAGTAAGCCTCGCTTAA
- the rpsB gene encoding 30S ribosomal protein S2, whose amino-acid sequence MANNTEVKSLLDAGVHFGHLTRKWDPNMAPYIYMERNGIHIINLYKTAAKLEEAKNALRKIAASGRKVLFVATKKQAKDIVAEHAGNANMPYITERWPGGMLTNFVTIRKAVKKMAMVDRMKKDGRYETLSKKERLQVDRMRAKLEKNLGSISDMTRMPAALFIVDTVREHIAVKEAMKLGIPIFAMADTNSNPREIDFVIPSNDDASKSIDIIVKAATDAIIEGHQERKSSKNDDEQSSKDKAEKKAKKTAESKDEEE is encoded by the coding sequence ATGGCAAATAACACAGAAGTCAAGAGTCTTCTTGACGCAGGGGTGCACTTTGGTCACCTTACCCGTAAATGGGACCCTAACATGGCTCCGTACATCTACATGGAGCGTAACGGGATCCACATCATTAATCTTTACAAAACAGCTGCAAAGCTTGAAGAAGCAAAAAATGCATTGCGCAAGATTGCTGCTTCTGGTCGCAAGGTCCTTTTTGTTGCTACTAAGAAGCAAGCAAAAGATATCGTAGCAGAGCACGCTGGTAATGCTAACATGCCTTACATCACAGAAAGATGGCCAGGTGGTATGCTTACTAACTTTGTAACCATCCGTAAAGCCGTTAAGAAAATGGCTATGGTTGATCGCATGAAGAAGGACGGTCGTTACGAGACACTTTCTAAGAAAGAACGTCTTCAAGTAGACCGTATGAGAGCTAAGCTAGAGAAAAACCTTGGTTCTATCTCTGACATGACTCGCATGCCTGCAGCTCTTTTCATCGTGGACACAGTACGTGAGCACATTGCAGTAAAAGAAGCTATGAAATTGGGTATTCCAATTTTTGCAATGGCTGACACTAACTCTAACCCTCGTGAGATCGACTTTGTGATCCCATCAAATGATGATGCGAGCAAGTCTATCGATATTATTGTGAAGGCGGCTACTGATGCCATCATCGAAGGTCACCAAGAGCGTAAGAGTTCTAAAAATGATGATGAACAATCTTCTAAAGATAAAGCTGAAAAGAAAGCTAAGAAGACTGCTGAATCTAAAGACGAAGAAGAATAA
- the rpsI gene encoding 30S ribosomal protein S9, with protein sequence MDTLHKIGRRKTAVARIYLSEGKGDVTVNKKDLKDYFTTGVLQYKVTQPFQLTETMGNYDVSINVNGGGITGQAEAVRLAISRALVELDEENRKALKPEGLMTRDPRMVERKKFGQKKARKKFQFSKR encoded by the coding sequence ATGGATACCTTACACAAAATAGGACGTAGAAAAACAGCCGTAGCCAGAATTTATCTTTCTGAAGGTAAAGGAGATGTAACGGTTAACAAGAAAGATCTTAAAGACTACTTTACCACTGGTGTATTGCAGTATAAGGTAACTCAACCTTTCCAGCTTACGGAAACCATGGGTAACTATGATGTAAGCATCAACGTAAATGGTGGTGGTATTACGGGTCAGGCAGAAGCTGTAAGACTTGCGATCTCAAGAGCTCTTGTAGAGCTTGATGAAGAGAATCGCAAAGCATTAAAACCAGAAGGTCTTATGACTCGTGACCCAAGAATGGTCGAGCGTAAGAAATTTGGTCAGAAGAAAGCAAGGAAGAAATTCCAGTTCTCTAAACGTTAA
- the rplM gene encoding 50S ribosomal protein L13, protein MNTLSYKTVSANSATVSKEWVLIDAADQPLGRMASIAAKFLRGKYKTNYTPHVDCGDNVIIINAEKIKLSGNKWNDKTYLRHTGYPGGQRSLTAQELYDKDPARVVENAIKGMLPKNKLGSAIYRNLKVYVGLEHDQEAQQPRTINLNEVK, encoded by the coding sequence GTGAATACTTTAAGTTATAAAACGGTATCAGCAAACAGCGCGACAGTATCCAAGGAATGGGTATTGATTGATGCGGCTGACCAGCCTTTGGGACGTATGGCATCTATCGCTGCCAAGTTTTTGAGAGGAAAGTACAAGACTAACTACACTCCTCACGTAGACTGTGGTGACAACGTCATAATCATCAACGCTGAGAAGATCAAGTTGAGTGGTAACAAGTGGAACGACAAGACCTACTTAAGACATACAGGTTATCCTGGTGGTCAGCGTAGTCTTACTGCTCAGGAGCTTTATGACAAAGATCCAGCAAGAGTGGTTGAAAATGCCATTAAAGGGATGTTGCCAAAGAACAAACTTGGAAGTGCGATCTATCGTAACTTAAAGGTTTATGTGGGATTAGAACATGATCAAGAAGCACAACAGCCTAGAACTATTAATCTTAACGAGGTAAAGTAA
- a CDS encoding DUF427 domain-containing protein — MKAIYNNQVIAESDDTIVIEKNHYFPASSIKENYFSESNTHTKCPWKGIASYYHITVDGKESKDAAWYYPDPKHAAEEIKDYVAFWKGVEVKE; from the coding sequence ATGAAAGCTATTTATAACAATCAAGTAATTGCAGAAAGCGATGACACCATCGTAATTGAAAAGAATCACTACTTTCCGGCAAGTAGTATCAAAGAAAATTACTTTTCTGAAAGCAATACGCACACAAAATGCCCATGGAAGGGCATTGCCAGCTATTATCACATCACCGTAGATGGAAAGGAAAGTAAAGACGCGGCTTGGTATTATCCAGACCCAAAGCATGCGGCCGAGGAAATTAAAGATTACGTTGCCTTTTGGAAAGGTGTTGAGGTTAAAGAGTAG
- a CDS encoding L-histidine N(alpha)-methyltransferase: MTKQESFIQEFKDHVREGLTSYPKYLSSKYIYDDRGDELFQQIMNLPEYYLTNAEYNIIDKYKKDISSKFEVNGGFDLIELGAGDGKKTKLLLEQLHKDQVEFTYIPIDISKHSIDELTKSLKKKWPEMDVQGEQGLYFNVLKDLARYNKRPKLILVLGSNIGNLKHPEAIDFLNQIRELMSPQDSLFMGFDQKKDPIVIQNAYADKTGVTQEFNRNLLHRLNKEMSADFPVNDFDHWESYDPETGTAKSFLLATEPCKVHIKDLDLKVEFKKWETIHTEVSQKYDDEVVDWLASEAGLEISSIYEDDQKLFKNYTFTSKNR, encoded by the coding sequence ATGACCAAACAAGAAAGCTTTATTCAAGAATTCAAAGATCACGTGAGAGAAGGTCTCACCTCTTATCCTAAGTACTTAAGTTCAAAATATATTTATGACGATCGCGGTGATGAACTTTTTCAGCAGATCATGAACCTACCAGAATACTATCTAACTAATGCTGAATACAACATCATCGATAAGTATAAAAAAGACATCAGCAGCAAGTTTGAGGTAAACGGTGGTTTTGACTTAATAGAATTGGGTGCTGGAGATGGTAAGAAAACAAAGTTATTACTGGAACAGCTGCACAAGGATCAAGTAGAATTCACGTATATACCTATTGATATAAGCAAGCACAGTATTGATGAATTAACTAAATCTCTCAAGAAAAAGTGGCCAGAAATGGATGTTCAGGGTGAACAAGGGTTATATTTTAATGTTTTGAAAGACCTGGCGCGATATAATAAACGACCTAAGCTCATATTGGTCCTGGGATCTAATATAGGCAATCTTAAACACCCTGAAGCGATTGATTTTTTGAATCAGATAAGAGAGCTTATGTCTCCCCAAGACTCTTTGTTTATGGGCTTTGACCAGAAAAAGGACCCTATTGTCATCCAGAACGCCTATGCCGATAAAACTGGGGTTACTCAGGAGTTCAACCGCAATTTATTGCATAGACTCAATAAGGAGATGTCAGCAGATTTTCCCGTAAATGACTTTGACCACTGGGAATCCTACGATCCAGAAACCGGTACCGCTAAGAGTTTTTTACTTGCTACTGAACCCTGTAAGGTACACATTAAAGATCTCGACCTTAAAGTAGAATTCAAGAAATGGGAAACCATCCATACAGAAGTCTCTCAAAAATATGATGACGAGGTGGTGGATTGGTTAGCCAGTGAGGCAGGGCTTGAGATCTCGAGCATCTATGAAGATGATCAGAAGCTTTTTAAAAATTACACCTTTACCAGTAAAAATCGATAA
- the egtB gene encoding ergothioneine biosynthesis protein EgtB, translated as MIPTAQLCELFLSTRSRTEEMCQPLQTEDYVVQPIVDVSPPKWHLGHTTWFFEEFLLDAFIPGYKRYHPEYAYVFNSYYESVGKRVVRTDRGNLSRPSVKEVYAYRQHVTEAMKEFCKNHLDEDNRHILEIGIHHEKQHQELLLTDIKYILGNNPLLPVYGEVESEEFIENSKTEFISIKDGIYHIGHDCEDFCYDNELPRHRVFLEPYAIANKLVTNGEWLEFINDGGYANVLLWHTEGWDWVKKNDIQHPMYWFQENGVWKQYLLGGAKAIDPNATVTHISYYEAFAFAQWKGMRLPTEFEWEVASSKFDYGKRWEWTESAYLPYPNYSKPDGALGEYNGKFMVNQKVLRGSSIATPDHHVRKTYRNFFHSYLRWQFTGLRLAKSL; from the coding sequence ATGATTCCTACAGCTCAACTCTGCGAACTTTTCCTGTCTACACGATCCCGTACCGAGGAAATGTGTCAACCTTTACAAACGGAAGATTATGTGGTACAACCCATTGTGGATGTATCGCCACCCAAATGGCACCTGGGTCATACCACGTGGTTTTTTGAAGAGTTCTTGCTCGACGCTTTTATACCGGGCTACAAACGCTACCATCCTGAATATGCGTATGTATTCAACAGCTATTATGAGAGCGTGGGAAAACGTGTGGTAAGAACCGATAGAGGTAACCTAAGCCGGCCCAGCGTCAAGGAGGTTTATGCCTACCGCCAGCATGTCACAGAGGCGATGAAGGAATTTTGCAAAAACCACCTCGATGAAGATAATCGACACATCCTTGAAATAGGAATTCATCACGAGAAGCAGCATCAAGAATTGTTACTTACTGATATTAAATATATTCTCGGGAATAATCCACTGTTACCAGTTTATGGTGAAGTGGAAAGTGAGGAGTTTATTGAAAACAGCAAAACTGAATTTATCTCGATAAAAGATGGTATCTATCACATAGGCCACGACTGCGAGGATTTTTGTTATGATAATGAGCTACCCAGGCATCGTGTATTTTTAGAACCCTACGCAATTGCAAACAAATTGGTGACCAATGGAGAGTGGCTGGAGTTCATTAATGACGGTGGCTATGCTAACGTATTGTTATGGCATACTGAGGGCTGGGACTGGGTTAAGAAGAACGATATTCAGCATCCCATGTATTGGTTCCAGGAAAATGGTGTCTGGAAACAATACCTGCTAGGCGGTGCAAAGGCAATCGACCCAAACGCGACCGTGACCCACATTTCATACTACGAGGCTTTTGCCTTTGCACAATGGAAAGGTATGCGCTTGCCTACAGAATTTGAGTGGGAAGTCGCCTCGTCAAAATTTGACTACGGCAAGAGGTGGGAATGGACGGAGAGCGCCTACCTACCCTACCCCAACTATTCAAAACCAGACGGAGCGCTGGGTGAGTACAATGGAAAATTTATGGTAAATCAAAAAGTATTGCGTGGTAGTTCCATCGCAACTCCCGACCATCATGTGCGAAAAACCTACCGTAATTTCTTTCATTCTTATCTTAGATGGCAATTTACTGGACTTAGACTCGCAAAATCTCTATAA
- a CDS encoding FeoB-associated Cys-rich membrane protein, with protein sequence MIEVRDEQSDSLLYRQQHNGRRAIFPKQGEFTVLPLTKHRQGIPLSISLSEARERNFAPKNTAINLEIKKTKKKQDSIFQENEKLRNAEQQKQERTHNFFSTARGIITFIIFGVLASVVVLIIYFIQKRKEKPVTSDYNREFDKDFENRP encoded by the coding sequence ATGATCGAGGTACGTGATGAACAGTCAGACTCGCTGTTATACCGCCAGCAACACAACGGCAGGAGAGCGATTTTTCCAAAACAGGGAGAATTTACTGTTCTACCACTTACTAAACACCGGCAGGGTATCCCTCTCAGTATTTCCTTGAGCGAGGCGCGAGAACGAAATTTCGCTCCCAAAAACACAGCAATCAATCTTGAAATAAAAAAGACCAAGAAAAAACAGGATTCTATTTTTCAAGAGAATGAAAAGCTGCGTAATGCCGAGCAACAAAAGCAGGAGCGTACCCATAATTTCTTCAGCACAGCGCGTGGGATCATCACCTTTATCATCTTTGGCGTTCTAGCATCAGTGGTTGTACTGATCATTTATTTTATTCAGAAGAGAAAAGAGAAGCCGGTAACTTCTGACTACAATCGAGAATTTGACAAAGATTTTGAAAATCGACCTTAG
- a CDS encoding thymidylate synthase, with protein sequence MQQYHDLLKLIINEGVDKGDRTGTGTRSIFGHQMRFDLAEGFPLVTTKKVHLKSIIYELLWLLKGNTNIKYLQENKVRIWNEWADEHGDLGPVYGHQWRNWNSEGIDQIKEVVETLKNNPNSRRMMVTAWNPSVMPDTNKSFSQNVAEGKAALPPCHAFFQFYVANGKLSCQLYQRSADVFLGVPFNIASYALLTMMMAQVCGFEPGDFIHTFGDVHIYNNLMDQVKLQLTRDCRPLPEMRINPEVKDIFSFSYEDFTLENYNPHPAIKGIVAV encoded by the coding sequence ATGCAACAATACCATGATCTTCTGAAACTTATTATAAATGAAGGTGTCGATAAGGGAGATCGTACTGGAACGGGAACGCGCAGCATTTTCGGTCACCAGATGCGTTTCGACCTCGCTGAAGGCTTCCCCCTTGTCACAACAAAAAAAGTTCACCTCAAATCTATTATCTATGAACTTTTGTGGTTATTGAAAGGCAATACAAACATAAAGTACCTTCAAGAGAATAAAGTACGTATCTGGAACGAGTGGGCAGATGAACATGGTGACTTAGGTCCCGTTTACGGTCATCAATGGCGCAACTGGAACAGCGAGGGAATCGATCAGATCAAAGAAGTGGTAGAAACACTCAAAAATAATCCAAACAGCCGCCGCATGATGGTGACCGCTTGGAATCCCAGCGTGATGCCTGATACAAATAAAAGTTTTTCTCAAAATGTTGCTGAAGGCAAAGCTGCATTACCACCTTGCCATGCGTTTTTCCAATTTTATGTAGCAAATGGCAAATTGAGTTGTCAGCTCTACCAGCGCAGCGCAGATGTTTTCTTAGGCGTCCCTTTCAACATTGCAAGCTATGCTTTACTGACCATGATGATGGCTCAGGTTTGTGGTTTTGAGCCTGGAGATTTCATTCATACCTTCGGCGATGTGCATATTTATAATAATTTGATGGATCAGGTGAAGCTACAATTAACCAGAGATTGTAGACCACTCCCAGAAATGCGTATCAATCCAGAAGTTAAAGACATTTTTTCATTCAGTTATGAAGATTTTACCCTTGAGAACTACAATCCACACCCAGCGATAAAAGGAATCGTAGCAGTATAA
- a CDS encoding nucleoside transporter C-terminal domain-containing protein: MVVTPHFLFNILGNLFAPIAWIIGVPVDDIVLIGQLLGEKTILNEFIAYGSLKDLKVAGKILNQKSIVIATYALCGFANFASIGIQIGGIGVLAPGQRKNLAAFGIKALIGGTCAALLTATIAGMLFG, encoded by the coding sequence ATGGTCGTTACACCTCATTTTCTCTTCAATATATTAGGTAACCTCTTTGCCCCTATCGCGTGGATTATAGGTGTACCGGTAGATGATATTGTTTTAATAGGTCAGTTACTCGGCGAGAAAACGATCCTAAATGAATTTATCGCTTACGGATCTTTAAAGGATCTTAAGGTCGCAGGAAAGATATTGAATCAAAAGTCAATAGTGATTGCCACTTATGCTCTATGTGGTTTTGCAAACTTTGCCTCAATCGGTATTCAGATAGGAGGTATAGGAGTTCTAGCTCCAGGTCAGCGCAAGAATCTTGCGGCTTTTGGTATCAAAGCTCTTATAGGTGGAACCTGCGCCGCACTTCTTACCGCAACTATAGCGGGAATGCTATTCGGATAG